One part of the Ornithodoros turicata isolate Travis chromosome 2, ASM3712646v1, whole genome shotgun sequence genome encodes these proteins:
- the LOC135383039 gene encoding uncharacterized protein LOC135383039 translates to MLGGTRRDRDKTEIPVPIWQRYAQGAQGSSSTLQPAQQKRISHGCRVQGPNIGRHYIKCQFGGTGAIHVQHRVRGKSSWIVALRNKFKNERRKVQNNAEVAEHRVKLGSRRRSGSTEQAELQRTKRMALQVSAQHEEAASLEKHEGGPSATTTTTKNLDEAQIKIGCNPYNKKCGS, encoded by the exons ATGCTTGGTGGAACTAGAAGGGACAGAGATAAAACGGAAATTCCAGTTCCAATTTGGCAACGCTACGCTCAAGGCGCTCAAGGAAGCAGTTCAACATTGCAGCCTGCTCAGCAAAAACGCATCAGCCACGGATGCCGCGTTCAAG GACCCAACATTGGAAGACATTACATTAAGTGCCAGTTTGGAGGAACCGGGGCCATCCATGTGCAACACCGCGTCAGAGGAAAG AGCTCGTGGATTGTTGCCCTGCGCAACAAATTTAAGAACGAACGACGAAAAGTACAAAACAATGCGGAAGTAGCGGAACACCGCGTGAAGCTTGGAAGCAGGAGACGATCAGGCAGCACTGAGCAAGCGGAGCTACAGCGGACTAAACGCATG GCTTTACAGGTTAGTGCCCAGCACGAAGAGGCTGCATCTTTGGAAAAACACGAGGGAGGACcgagtgcaacaacaacaacaacaaaaaacctTGATGAGGCGCAAATCAAGATAGGCTGTAACCCATACAACAAGAAGTGTGGGTCTTGA
- the LOC135384275 gene encoding uncharacterized protein LOC135384275: MSNAESVRRILKPLGIFTAFKPRHALRTLLSRPTPNEIVINPSSKPLTKEQESLLSKGMNFAPTTTKIPCKEIIAEVEDQLRFVKNPTAVNLARNRFLNVISKKWEAPPSNLTAGERNAMKKLQADSDIIVLPSDKGKSTVVLDRTEYLQKMHNLVDDESRFTKLESDPTTR; encoded by the coding sequence ATGTCAAACGCTGAATCAGTACGGAGGATACTCAAGCCACTTGGCATTTTTACTGCATTTAAACCCCGCCATGCTTTACGCACGTTGCTTTCTCGCCCCACGCCGAACGAAATTGTCATCAATCCGTCTTCGAAACCGTTAACCAAAGAGCAGGAGTCACTACTTAGCAAAGGCATGAATTTcgcccccaccaccaccaagatACCCTGCAAAGAAATCATTGCTGAAGTTGAAGATCAACTTCGCTTTGTGAAGAACCCTACCGCGGTCAACCTTGCCAGAAACCGTTTTCTTAACGTCATTTCAAAGAAGTGGGAGGCACCGCCTTCCAATCTGACCGCCGGCGAGAGGAATGCCATGAAGAAACTACAAGCAGATTCGGACATCATTGTGCTCCCTTCAGATAAAGGGAAAAGCACTGTGGTCTTAGACAGAACTGAATATCTGCAAAAAATGCACAACCTTGTTGACGACGAGTCCCGCTTCACGAAACTTGAATCTGACCCAACAACAAGGTAG